A stretch of Thermococcus sp. DNA encodes these proteins:
- the trmB gene encoding HTH-type sugar-sensing transcriptional regulator TrmB, whose amino-acid sequence MEISEKAITMLTRIGFTKYEVMIYWTLLVYGPSTAKEISERSGVPYNRVYDTIASLKARGFVNEVEGSPKVYVAYSPKIAFLKFKRDIDGIKEELERELQRVKVKTEERPGIWRTKDLNIAVEMVKESIDSSSYEAILVAPEKFLEKIEDNIKAALKRGTTISLYTEEQIDLSDFVRLGNLYVRKFHKLNHFIGMFDGREVIDIQNIGFRPRNPPSFKATYPEIIFSQYSFIREAFKESSLILEGIKNRDDLRFFASFHAVDIIRRHLNDGVIYAKVLGRNLVTGEVEELEGRVVGYTVALDEGIDNFDLETERGIVKVGGMFAVLEDYETTMIRLTVV is encoded by the coding sequence ATGGAGATCAGCGAGAAGGCCATAACCATGCTGACCAGAATCGGCTTCACGAAGTACGAGGTCATGATATACTGGACGCTTCTTGTTTACGGGCCGAGCACGGCGAAGGAGATATCTGAAAGGAGTGGCGTGCCCTACAACAGGGTTTATGATACCATAGCGTCGCTGAAGGCGAGGGGCTTCGTCAACGAGGTTGAGGGCTCTCCGAAGGTGTACGTCGCGTACTCCCCGAAGATAGCGTTCCTGAAGTTTAAGAGGGACATAGATGGGATCAAGGAGGAGCTTGAGAGGGAGCTCCAGAGGGTCAAGGTAAAGACCGAGGAGAGACCCGGAATCTGGCGCACGAAGGACCTCAACATAGCCGTCGAGATGGTGAAGGAGTCAATAGACTCCAGCTCATACGAGGCCATACTGGTGGCCCCCGAGAAGTTCCTTGAGAAGATAGAGGACAACATAAAGGCGGCCCTCAAGAGGGGAACCACGATATCCCTCTACACAGAGGAACAGATAGACCTCTCGGATTTCGTCAGGCTCGGCAACCTCTACGTGAGGAAGTTCCACAAGCTGAACCACTTCATAGGGATGTTCGACGGCAGGGAGGTCATAGACATCCAGAACATAGGGTTCAGACCGAGGAATCCGCCCAGCTTTAAGGCGACCTATCCGGAGATAATATTCTCCCAGTACAGCTTCATCAGGGAGGCCTTCAAGGAGTCGAGCCTCATACTTGAGGGGATAAAAAACAGGGACGACCTGCGGTTTTTTGCGAGTTTCCACGCCGTGGACATCATAAGGAGGCACCTCAACGACGGCGTCATCTACGCAAAGGTGCTTGGAAGAAACCTCGTCACGGGAGAGGTGGAGGAACTCGAAGGCCGTGTTGTGGGCTACACGGTAGCCCTCGATGAGGGAATAGACAACTTCGACCTGGAGACGGAGAGGGGAATAGTGAAGGTTGGGGGAATGTTTGCGGTTTTGGAAGATTATGAGACAACCATGATCCGGCTGACCGTAGTTTGA
- the treT gene encoding trehalose synthase — translation MFRVKKLPQKRIEDYSSVAGEDAVSKIIEKAEKLLGAKFVHVNSTAYGGGVAEILHNLVPLMNDVGIRAEWWVIEGSDEFFNVTKSFHNALQGNKNLKLTEEMKELYLKTNEENAQKADLTEFDYVLIHDPQPAALIDFYEKKQPWIWRCHIDLSDPNREFWAFLRKYVQRYDRYIFHLPEYVQPDLNPEKTIIMPPSIDPLSEKNMELSESEVLRTLERFDVDPDRPIITQVARFDPWKGVFDVIDVYKRVKEKIPEVQLLLVGVMAADDPEGWVYFEKTLRKIGEDYDVKVLTNLTGVHAREVNAFQRASDVVLQMSIREGFGLTVTEAMWKGKPVVGRAVGGIRFQVVDGETGFLVKGVEDAVEKTLYLLKHPEEAERLGIGARERVRENFLITKHLERYLDLLLSFSGEEG, via the coding sequence CTTGGGAGCCAAGTTCGTGCACGTCAACTCAACCGCCTACGGCGGCGGTGTCGCGGAAATACTCCACAACCTCGTGCCCCTCATGAACGACGTCGGAATAAGAGCGGAGTGGTGGGTCATCGAGGGAAGCGACGAGTTCTTCAACGTCACCAAAAGCTTCCACAACGCCCTCCAAGGCAACAAAAACCTCAAACTCACCGAGGAAATGAAGGAACTCTACCTCAAAACCAATGAGGAAAACGCTCAAAAAGCGGACTTGACAGAATTCGACTACGTCCTTATCCACGACCCGCAGCCGGCAGCCCTCATAGACTTCTACGAGAAAAAACAGCCCTGGATTTGGCGGTGTCACATCGACCTGAGCGACCCTAACAGAGAATTCTGGGCGTTCTTGAGGAAGTACGTGCAGAGATACGACAGGTACATCTTCCACCTCCCAGAATACGTCCAGCCGGATTTGAACCCGGAGAAAACCATCATCATGCCCCCCTCCATCGACCCGCTGAGCGAGAAGAACATGGAGCTGAGCGAGTCGGAAGTTCTCAGAACCCTCGAAAGGTTCGACGTTGACCCCGACAGGCCGATTATAACCCAAGTCGCCCGCTTCGACCCCTGGAAGGGCGTGTTTGACGTTATTGACGTTTACAAGCGGGTTAAGGAGAAGATCCCGGAGGTTCAGCTGCTCCTCGTCGGAGTCATGGCGGCCGACGACCCAGAGGGCTGGGTCTACTTCGAGAAAACTCTGAGGAAGATTGGGGAAGACTATGACGTGAAAGTCCTGACGAACCTGACGGGAGTCCACGCCAGGGAGGTCAACGCCTTCCAGCGGGCGAGTGACGTGGTCCTGCAGATGTCCATCAGGGAGGGATTTGGACTGACGGTCACGGAGGCCATGTGGAAGGGCAAGCCAGTGGTTGGCAGGGCCGTTGGAGGTATCAGGTTCCAGGTGGTTGACGGCGAGACCGGCTTCCTCGTGAAAGGCGTGGAGGACGCGGTTGAGAAGACCCTCTATCTGCTGAAGCATCCAGAGGAGGCTGAGAGGCTTGGCATCGGCGCCAGGGAAAGGGTAAGGGAGAACTTCCTCATCACCAAGCACCTGGAAAGGTATTTAGACCTCCTCCTCTCATTTTCTGGGGAGGAGGGGTAA